The window TTCCCCAGAAAACCAATTTTCAATTTATGAGTAAATATAAGTGCCTCCTCTAGCCTGTCTGGAAGTCCTGCAAAAAAAGAAGAAAAAAGCAGAAAGAAAACTGGGAAATAACTTCAGGTCAATTTCTATAACAGAAAGGAAATTAAAAGAAGGAAATTTTGCATGAGCTCTAATGCCAGACCATTGAGGAACGACGGATCCGGGGGAGATGTACTGCCCGAACCCCTGTCTCTCGAAGACCTTTTCCATAAATACGGGATTGAACGCAGCCATGCAGATAATGTGGCCCGGAATGCCCTCGAACTTTTTGAGATCCTCGCTCCTGTCCATGGGCTTGGCTCTGAGTTCCAACAACTTGTGGAAATGGCCGCCCTTGTGCATGATGCCGGAGTAGCTACTGACTTTGAGAACCACCACAGGGCAGGGAGAGATATCCTGCTCCGCCACCCGCCTTCCGAATTGCCTGAGAGGCTGTGGCCGGTTGTTGCCTGGACAGCTTTCCTGCACAAAAAAAAGGTGGGAATGAAGAAAATTGAGGGACTTAAAGGAAAAGCTTTCGGGAATATGCCCGAAGCCTTGCAGGATGTAACCCTGAAAGTGGCTGCCCTTATCCGGCTTGCCGATGCCCTCGACTACAGCCGGATGGAAAGCAGGCTCGGGAAAGTCACTTTCGAAGCCCGGAAAGTCAGGTTCGAAATAATAGGGCAGGGGGCTGAAGTTGATGCGGAAAGGATGTACAAAAAAGGGGACCTCTGGCATCTGCTCTACGATACGGAACTTGAGTTTAAGCCTCAATTGCTAAAATCATGACGGTTTAAATCAAAAAAATATATCTTAAAGGCATAATTCAAATCCACACTTTAAAACTATACTTTATAATCCATACTTTGAAACTATACTTTGAAACTATACATTATAAACCATACTTTATAATCCATACTTTTTAAAACCACTTTTTAAAACCACTTTTTAAAAAACAGGCATTAAGCCCTGGGATTGGAAGATCTGGATGAGTTACCTTATACTTGTACGACATGGGGAGTCCGGCTGGAACGTTGACGGCAGGTTTGGAGGCTGGGTGGATGTCCCGCTGACCGGGAAGGGAATCGAAGAATCCTTGCTCTGTGCTGCTGAACTTGAGGCGATCGGACTGGACATTGCTTTTACTTCAAAACTGGTCCGGGCGCAGGAAACTCTTTTTCTTATCCTTTCTAAACAGGCAAAGATAGGGGTTTTTGTCCATGAAGCAGCCGGTGCAGGGGAAGGCAGGGTGGACAGCGGAGATGAAAACGGGCCGGACAAAAAAGAAAACCGGTATTCATATCCCTCAAAAATCGAAAAGAGCCTTATCCCGATCTATTCCAGTGAAGCCTTAAACGAGCGCTATTACGGTATATTGCAGGGAAATAAAAAGGACAAAATGAAAGAGAAATACGGGGAGGAACAGATCCTTCACTGGTGTCGGAGCTTTGACGAAGGGCCTCCCGAAGGGGAAAGCCTCAAAGATATTTATAGACGTTCAGTTCCATATTTCGAAAAGGAGATTATCCCTGCTCTTCAGGAAGGAAAAAATGTAATTGTCTGCGCCCACCAGAACAGCTTGAGAGCGCTGATTAAGCATATCGAAGGAATTTCTAATGAAGACATCCGCAAAATCAGACTGGCCAATGCAAGACCCGTAATCTACACACTTTCCGGAGACAGGCTGGTAAGAGAAAATGCTGAAATGGATCCGGCGGTGAAAAGGAAAATCTGAATTCTTTTTTCGGGCCCATCCTGATTTGCCTGTAGCCGGAAAAGCATTTTCAAGCAGTTTTAAGCATTTGCAGGCCTTTTATTTTCAGGCCGCTTGATCCTCATTGGCAGGTCGGTAATACCCTGATTTCCCCTATTTATTCTCCTCTGCATTTTAAAAGCTGGATTCGCCAGGATTTATATAAATAAGGGGGGATAAAACTTTTTTCTTCGTCACAGGGAAAAGATGTATAAGGCCAATGTAGTTGAAGATCAATGTAGTGGAACATCAGGAATATAGTTGAACCTTAAGGCTTTAAGGGGTGTTTTGAATGTTAAATTATATATAAAAATCCTCTTAATTACTCTTATTGTGAAATAAACACAATGGAGGGAGTGAATATGGCTGATAAGACCGATAAAGTTGCTGAAAATGTTCCCGGACCTTATTTTGTAGATTCTGATTGTATCGCATGCAACTTATGTGTGGATACATCGCCAGAGAACTTTAAAATGACCGATGATGACTCTAACGCTTATGTATATAAGCAGCCGGAAACTGATGAGGAAAAGGAAGCCTGTAAAGAGGCATTGGAAGACTGTCCAGTTGAAGCAATAGGAAACGACGGCTAAAATGGCCTTTTCGATTTAAGCCAAATCTTTTAAATTTTTTCGTTTACTTTTTTTAGTTACAACGTTTTCCCTGGCTATTTTACAGGTTTGCAGTTATTTGCAGGTTTGCCATTTTGTACAGTTTCACGAAAAAATAGGTCGTCCACTAATACTTGATTGATGTTTCCATGGCATAGTCTCAAACATGGCTTTTGATTGCCTTTATATGCTCACACAGCAGACAGGCCACAGCAGTGCTAAAAACGTGGGAAATAAATAGCTGTAAACTGTATTTCGATTATTTTTGATTAATATCAATCAACAAATGATGGACAACCAAAAAATAAGGCAGGATGCTTTTGACTTAAGTCATGAGAGGAATGCCGTCAATTTTCTGGCATTTCTTTCATGTTTGGATTTCTCCACTCTGCTTTGGAAACGAGTTTCCTCCGCAGGTAACGTACTTTCGTATCTCCTCTCGTCAATGTTGGATATGCTTGTTATGTGTAACACACCGCCCCTACCTCTCAGGACTTTTAATGCTACACGATAGAGCTACAAACTGAGGAAGCATTCGCAGGTATCATGACATTTCCAACGTAGTCAATTAAGACTAAGGCTGGTCAACCGGGGCACTATTACATGCCTGCCAATTTAGTGACGGGTAGTTGACGCAGCTGTTTCCCGATCCTTTAACTGTTTTTATATTCTTTATTCTGTCACTCCGATCTCTGAATATATTCTGGAGAGTCCCCGAAGAGTGGAATACCCTTTTCTTGTGATGATATAGTCCCCGCGTTCATTTCGCTGTAAAACCATGCCTGTATCAAGCAGTTTCTGCAGGTGAAAGAGCAGGTTTCCGCCTCGAAGCCCGGTGAGTTTCGAAAGCTCTGAAAAGGTCTTGCTTTCTCCGGAAAGGACCTTAAGCATCAAAAGCCTCTGTTTATTCGCTATAGGCTCACATACCTCAGAGACTATCCTGTCAGGCTTGAGTTCGCTGATGTCGGCCTGCTCTGCGCCTTCTGTTCTGTCTTCGTAGATCTGGAGGGAACGCATTAGTCGGACATGTTTTTCAAAAAGGGTAGAAGCTTCCGAAAAACACTTGCTGCACTTTTCGGTTTTTGCATGCTTTTTCAGTTCTACCAGCTTTTCCCTGTATATTTTGACGGTTTCGGAGTCGACTTTCTCTTTTCCGACAAGGCCTGCGGTTTCCTGTAAAAGGTCCCGGAAAGCGTTCTCACAGAATTCCCGCATCTGGCAGTCCTGGGTCATCCCGTTTTCCATGCGCTCGCCAGCTTCCTCGCAGAGGTAGTTTATCATGGGTTTCATGAAGTTTTTCTTCATCTCGGAAAGCATGGTCTCTATATGCTGCTGGTTTGCCCGCTGCAGGAAACGGGAAAACTCATTTCGAAGGGAAGTAATTTCTATTTTTATGGAATGCAGTTCTTCAAAGTAGTTGCTCTCAACATTGTATTTTAAAAAATAGTCAGGGACATCTTCAAGTGAATTTATGGGTTCCCCGGTTACTGGTTGTGTATCCTTTCCTTTCAGAATTGAGCTTTCTGTCAGGGTTTCTGAGTTCATGTCGGGCACCTTCCTGTACTACAGTTTACATTGAAATGGTTTTAACTTTTTCGCAAAATAATTATACTTTATTATGAACTCTCGTTATTAAAGGTCATTTTTCTGTACTGAGTGTTAATTGTACATAATCATGACGCTCATATTTATATGTATTCAGCACTTTTTAAAATAAGTATACTATATATTGTCTAATATATGGAGGTCTAGATAAATGGATCTGATAGAATACCATGCCCCATGGAGGCATTTTTGCCGCTCATCGGCATATGAATATGTACAGTCCCCACAAAAAGAAGAATACGAAGCACCGAGTTTCGTTGATATAACTGACTATACGCACCCTGTCATTACTTTTGTTTTGAATGCCAGTGGAGAACAGCTTGAAGCCTTCGGCTACCTTAACAAATGGATGCAGCACTACGGAATTAAGTTCTGTAACTCTAACTCTCGTGATTGCGAGGACACCGAAGCTTTACAGGGAGCTTTACAGTTTGCAAGTCAACGCCTTAGTATAGCAGATCAACACATTAGTATGGAAGATCAACACCTTAGTATGGAGGATCAACACCTTAGTATGGAAGATCAACACCCTGACATGAAGTAAGTAGATACACACCTATCTTTTCATAGTGCGACAGGCTTTTTGCCGCTTTTAATTCACACACCATCATGCGGCAAGCGTGTACCCACTTTATTTACATAGGGCTTATGTAGACTGGGGATAAACTGTCATTTATCCTTCAGGCAATGAGCCTTTATGTTTTTAAGTATGTTATCTTATCAATATTTTGCTATATTAACCCGTTCTATTATAATAATCAATATTATATTACTATATATATGTTATGGCTGGATTTTGCCGGATTAGCCAATCTTCCATCTCTGAATTTCATATTCTGCAGTACTTATAAATATTTTTACTTATACATATTTTTTTATCTACTTCTCTGTTTGTTTCCCGGCTTAAAATTTGTCTACATAGTCAGGATGCCGTCTTTTTAAATAATTGGGTTTTTGTCATTTCCTACAAAATTCCTTCTTTTTCAATAATATTTGATAATAATGTTATTTTGTAATAAAAATTATTTAAATCAATTTAAAAGCTATTTAGGAATGATGAAAATATAACTTCCAAATTTCAGTTTGGGAATTGATCTATAGTTCTATTTCC is drawn from Methanosarcina lacustris Z-7289 and contains these coding sequences:
- a CDS encoding HD domain-containing protein; protein product: MSSNARPLRNDGSGGDVLPEPLSLEDLFHKYGIERSHADNVARNALELFEILAPVHGLGSEFQQLVEMAALVHDAGVATDFENHHRAGRDILLRHPPSELPERLWPVVAWTAFLHKKKVGMKKIEGLKGKAFGNMPEALQDVTLKVAALIRLADALDYSRMESRLGKVTFEARKVRFEIIGQGAEVDAERMYKKGDLWHLLYDTELEFKPQLLKS
- a CDS encoding histidine phosphatase family protein, with protein sequence MSYLILVRHGESGWNVDGRFGGWVDVPLTGKGIEESLLCAAELEAIGLDIAFTSKLVRAQETLFLILSKQAKIGVFVHEAAGAGEGRVDSGDENGPDKKENRYSYPSKIEKSLIPIYSSEALNERYYGILQGNKKDKMKEKYGEEQILHWCRSFDEGPPEGESLKDIYRRSVPYFEKEIIPALQEGKNVIVCAHQNSLRALIKHIEGISNEDIRKIRLANARPVIYTLSGDRLVRENAEMDPAVKRKI
- a CDS encoding ferredoxin — translated: MADKTDKVAENVPGPYFVDSDCIACNLCVDTSPENFKMTDDDSNAYVYKQPETDEEKEACKEALEDCPVEAIGNDG
- a CDS encoding ArsR family transcriptional regulator; this translates as MNSETLTESSILKGKDTQPVTGEPINSLEDVPDYFLKYNVESNYFEELHSIKIEITSLRNEFSRFLQRANQQHIETMLSEMKKNFMKPMINYLCEEAGERMENGMTQDCQMREFCENAFRDLLQETAGLVGKEKVDSETVKIYREKLVELKKHAKTEKCSKCFSEASTLFEKHVRLMRSLQIYEDRTEGAEQADISELKPDRIVSEVCEPIANKQRLLMLKVLSGESKTFSELSKLTGLRGGNLLFHLQKLLDTGMVLQRNERGDYIITRKGYSTLRGLSRIYSEIGVTE